A part of Nocardioides plantarum genomic DNA contains:
- a CDS encoding glycosyltransferase family 4 protein — translation MSQALERRLDALTHVVTARTDPAPSHLVLGDPHHGVSRYAAQLADACGATVVRDLPTAAGTGGPVHLHVTDRLLSTDPGLAADEVERLAQAVPLTLTLHDVPQPTDGPSFPARAAAYARMVRAARGWATSSEHERALVERWCEPTASGEVIPLPVMRTPGATGPQPDQAPVLGIFGFVYPGKGHRQVLRTAGALRRAGTPARMLVVGGAARGHEDEVDELLRLGEARGVPVEVTGHLPDHRVADVLRSVAVPIVAHRNVSASGSLNSWLAAGRRPLVRDGVYAREMAALREGSITLFADDTLVDLVADALERPGTTWTDPAVDLRPHLDDVASSYLAWWRTTWDR, via the coding sequence GTGAGCCAGGCACTCGAGCGTCGTCTCGACGCACTCACCCACGTCGTCACGGCCCGGACCGACCCGGCCCCGTCGCACCTGGTCCTGGGCGACCCCCACCACGGCGTCTCCCGGTACGCCGCCCAGCTCGCCGACGCGTGCGGGGCGACGGTCGTCCGCGACCTGCCGACCGCGGCCGGGACGGGGGGCCCCGTCCACCTCCACGTCACCGACCGGCTGCTGTCCACGGACCCGGGCCTCGCCGCCGACGAGGTCGAGCGGCTCGCGCAGGCCGTGCCGCTGACGCTGACCCTGCACGACGTGCCGCAGCCCACGGACGGGCCGTCGTTCCCCGCCCGCGCGGCGGCGTACGCCCGGATGGTGCGCGCGGCGCGCGGCTGGGCGACCAGCTCGGAGCACGAGCGCGCCCTGGTCGAGCGCTGGTGCGAGCCGACCGCGTCCGGCGAGGTCATCCCGTTGCCGGTGATGCGCACGCCCGGAGCGACCGGGCCGCAGCCCGACCAGGCGCCGGTGCTGGGCATCTTCGGCTTCGTCTACCCGGGCAAGGGACACCGTCAGGTGCTGCGGACCGCTGGCGCCCTGCGTCGGGCCGGCACCCCGGCACGGATGCTCGTCGTGGGGGGAGCGGCGCGCGGCCACGAGGACGAGGTCGACGAGCTGCTGCGGCTGGGCGAGGCGCGCGGGGTGCCCGTCGAGGTCACCGGCCACCTGCCCGACCACCGGGTCGCCGACGTGCTGCGCAGCGTCGCGGTGCCGATCGTGGCGCACCGCAACGTCTCGGCCTCCGGGAGCCTCAACTCCTGGCTCGCGGCCGGGCGCCGCCCGCTGGTGCGCGACGGCGTCTACGCCCGGGAGATGGCGGCGCTGCGCGAGGGGAGCATCACGCTCTTCGCCGACGACACGCTCGTGGACCTGGTCGCCGACGCCCTGGAGCGTCCGGGGACGACCTGGACCGACCCCGCGGTCGACCTGCGGCCCCACCTCGACGACGTCGCGAGCAGCTACCTCGCCTGGTGGCGTACGACGTGGGACCGGTGA
- a CDS encoding D-alanine--D-alanine ligase family protein — MTRYLHLTGSAVDPLLDDVSRLYARGCLAAVRAAGGRDEHVVAHVSPGGAWRFPADLDDASLAAAPTLTLAEAVTHLAALEVDVALPQMFCRPGMTAYRALLDLLEIPYVGNRPEVMALGADKPRASAVVAAAGVVVPASQVVRPGDPLRLDLPVVVKPADADNSLGVTLVREPSSYDAAVRSAAEHSDRVLVETYVELGREVRCAVVEQGGEGDEGLVCLPLEEYVVDATTKPVRDHADKLARDDGGELGLVAKDAAHAWIVDPTDPVTGPVQRAARLAYEALGCRHHGLFDFRVDPAGTPYFLEASLYCSFAPTSVVVVMAEAAGIPLPDLLRSSVSRVLVPAHVPER; from the coding sequence ATGACCCGCTACCTCCACCTCACCGGCTCGGCCGTCGACCCGCTGCTCGACGACGTCTCGCGGCTCTACGCCCGGGGCTGCCTCGCGGCGGTCCGGGCCGCCGGTGGCCGTGACGAGCACGTCGTCGCCCACGTGTCGCCCGGCGGCGCCTGGCGCTTCCCCGCCGACCTCGACGACGCGAGCCTCGCGGCCGCGCCGACCCTCACGCTGGCCGAGGCGGTCACCCACCTGGCCGCGCTCGAGGTCGACGTCGCCCTGCCGCAGATGTTCTGCCGGCCGGGGATGACGGCGTACCGCGCGCTGCTCGACCTGCTCGAGATCCCCTACGTCGGCAACCGGCCCGAGGTGATGGCGCTCGGTGCCGACAAGCCACGGGCCTCGGCGGTGGTCGCCGCCGCGGGCGTTGTCGTGCCCGCCTCGCAGGTGGTGCGTCCCGGGGACCCGTTGCGTCTCGACCTCCCGGTGGTCGTCAAGCCGGCCGACGCCGACAACTCGCTCGGCGTCACGCTGGTGCGCGAGCCCTCGTCGTACGACGCCGCCGTGCGCTCGGCCGCCGAGCACAGCGACCGCGTCCTGGTCGAGACCTACGTCGAGCTCGGCCGCGAGGTGCGCTGTGCCGTCGTCGAGCAGGGCGGCGAGGGCGACGAGGGGCTGGTCTGCCTGCCCCTCGAGGAGTACGTCGTCGACGCCACCACCAAGCCGGTGCGCGACCACGCCGACAAGCTGGCCCGCGACGACGGCGGCGAGCTCGGCCTGGTCGCCAAGGACGCCGCGCACGCCTGGATCGTCGACCCGACCGACCCGGTCACCGGGCCCGTGCAGCGAGCGGCGAGGCTGGCCTACGAGGCGCTCGGCTGCCGGCACCACGGGCTGTTCGACTTCCGGGTCGACCCAGCGGGCACGCCGTACTTCCTCGAGGCCTCCCTCTACTGCTCGTTCGCCCCGACCTCGGTGGTCGTGGTGATGGCCGAGGCCGCGGGGATCCCGCTGCCCGACCTGCTCCGTTCGTCCGTGTCCCGAGTCCTCGTCCCCGCCCACGTCCCCGAGAGGTGA
- a CDS encoding TauD/TfdA dioxygenase family protein, whose protein sequence is MQIPELTVLDPVGVRVGGVQVADDPTALVPVLRELLAEHGVAVLPGQVLDDDRFLAFLQGFGELTFTAGETPLAGYPDLNVISNVGRWDSEAPPRSSFHVDTSYVSRPPAYTALRAVTVPEHGGATQFTNQYRAAETLPDDLRRRVEGRTITHVVTGVDLDAVGDGETSAAHPILRRHPVTGRESLYLTTPARCASVSGLDQAASDELVQLLLEHSTRPDNTLDHAWAHEDLVVWDNACVLHRADHTGVVGDRVMHRGMVASYG, encoded by the coding sequence GTGCAGATCCCCGAGCTGACCGTCCTCGACCCGGTCGGCGTCCGCGTCGGCGGCGTCCAGGTCGCCGACGACCCGACCGCGCTGGTGCCGGTGCTGCGCGAGCTCCTCGCCGAGCACGGCGTCGCGGTGCTGCCCGGCCAGGTGCTCGACGACGACCGGTTCCTGGCGTTCCTCCAAGGGTTCGGCGAGCTGACCTTCACCGCCGGCGAGACGCCGCTGGCGGGCTACCCCGACCTCAACGTGATCAGCAACGTCGGTCGCTGGGACTCCGAGGCGCCGCCCCGGAGCTCCTTCCACGTCGACACCAGCTACGTCAGCCGACCGCCGGCCTACACGGCGCTGCGCGCGGTGACCGTGCCCGAGCACGGCGGCGCGACCCAGTTCACCAACCAGTACCGCGCCGCCGAGACCCTGCCCGACGACCTGCGTCGCCGGGTCGAGGGCCGGACGATCACGCACGTCGTGACCGGCGTCGACCTCGACGCCGTGGGCGACGGCGAGACCTCGGCCGCCCACCCGATCCTGCGCCGTCACCCGGTCACCGGTCGCGAGTCGCTCTACCTGACGACGCCCGCGCGCTGCGCGTCGGTCAGTGGCCTCGACCAGGCCGCGTCCGACGAGCTCGTGCAGCTGTTGCTCGAGCACTCCACGCGTCCGGACAACACCCTCGACCACGCCTGGGCGCACGAGGACCTCGTGGTGTGGGACAACGCGTGCGTCCTGCACCGCGCCGACCACACCGGCGTCGTGGGCGACCGGGTCATGCACCGCGGCATGGTGGCGTCGTACGGGTGA
- a CDS encoding O-methyltransferase translates to MTDGPTAARPVTPVGIAAELLASVVGRLDGGTVDPDVLADLARAHSLVAGLDDYVARCTSPASPALVALEERTRAEPWGDGPLEQEMLSGHVEGAFLRMLVAVTGARRVLEIGMFTGYSALAMAEAMPDGSRLVACEVDERAVAIAREAFAASSRGAVVDVRVGPAAETLYRLALDGESFDLVFLDADKAGYAAYLDRLLDLDLLAPDGVVVVDNTLLQGEPWAPASGTPTPPGAAIADFNARVAADDRVEQVLLPLRDGVTLIRRVA, encoded by the coding sequence GTGACGGACGGGCCGACGGCGGCCCGCCCGGTCACCCCGGTCGGGATCGCCGCCGAGCTGCTCGCCTCGGTCGTGGGGCGGCTCGACGGCGGCACCGTGGACCCCGACGTGCTCGCCGACCTCGCCCGGGCGCATTCGCTCGTGGCCGGGCTCGACGACTACGTCGCACGGTGCACGTCGCCGGCCTCGCCGGCGCTGGTGGCGCTCGAGGAGCGGACCCGCGCCGAGCCGTGGGGCGACGGTCCGCTCGAGCAGGAGATGCTGTCGGGTCACGTCGAGGGCGCCTTCCTGCGGATGCTGGTGGCGGTGACCGGGGCGCGGCGGGTGCTCGAGATCGGCATGTTCACCGGCTACTCGGCCCTCGCGATGGCCGAGGCCATGCCCGACGGCTCCCGACTCGTCGCCTGCGAGGTCGACGAGCGCGCGGTCGCGATCGCGCGGGAGGCCTTCGCAGCCTCGTCACGAGGGGCGGTCGTCGACGTCCGTGTCGGGCCGGCTGCCGAGACCCTCTACCGGCTGGCCCTGGACGGCGAGAGCTTCGACCTGGTCTTCCTCGACGCCGACAAGGCCGGGTACGCCGCCTACCTCGACCGCCTGCTTGACCTCGACCTGCTGGCCCCGGACGGGGTGGTCGTCGTCGACAACACGTTGCTGCAGGGCGAGCCGTGGGCGCCGGCGTCCGGGACCCCGACGCCCCCCGGTGCCGCGATCGCCGACTTCAACGCGCGCGTCGCCGCCGACGACCGCGTCGAGCAGGTGCTGCTGCCGCTGCGCGACGGCGTGACGCTGATCCGGCGGGTCGCGTGA